In the genome of Apodemus sylvaticus chromosome 2, mApoSyl1.1, whole genome shotgun sequence, one region contains:
- the LOC127677553 gene encoding vomeronasal type-1 receptor 40-like, whose translation MNKDNILHTDTNMKITLFSEMSVGISANSVLFFAQIFILLGGNRSKAIDLYIAFLSLIHLMLLITMGLIAVDMFVSQGIWDSTICQSLIYVHRLLRGLSLCATCLMNVLWTIALSPRNSCLTKFKHKSPHHISGAFLFLCVLYMSFSSHLFISIIATPNLTSENFLYVTQSCSLLPLSYSRTSMFSTPMAIREVFLMSLMALSSGYMVALLWRHRKQAQHLHSTSRSLKASPEQRAARTIMLLMTFFVVLYILQHLVFHLRMMFKDGSIFYCVHIIACHSYSTVSPFVFICSDKRIIKFLRSVCGRIVNI comes from the coding sequence ATGAATAAAGACAACATACTCCACACCGACACAAACATGAAAATCACCTTGTTCTCTGAAATGAGTGTTGGGATCTCAGCTAACAGTGTCCTTTTCTTTGCCCAAATCTTCATCCTTCTTGGTGGGAACAGGTCTAAGGCTATTGATCTCTACATTGCTTTCTTGTCTCTAATCCACCTAATGCTGCTTATAACTATGGGACTCATTGCTGTGGACATGTTTGTGTCTCAGGGGATATGGGATTCTACCATATGCCAGTCCCTTATCTATGTGCACAGGCTTCTGAGGGGCCTCAGCCTTTGTGCTACCTGTCTGATGAATGTCCTTTGGACCATCGCCCTTAGCCCTAGAAACTCTTGTTTAACAAAGTTTAAACATAAATCTCCCCATCACATCTCAGgtgcctttcttttcctctgtgttctctaTATGTCTTTCAGCAGTCACCTCTTCATATCGATTATTGCTACCCCTAACTTGACCTCGGAGAATTTTCTGTATGTTACTCAGTCTTGCTCACTTCTACCTCTGAGTTACTCTAGAACAAGCATGTTTTCAACACCGATGGCCATCAGGGAAGTCTTTCTTATGAGTCTCATGGCCCTGTCCAGTGGGTACATGGTGGCTCTCCTATGGAGGCACAGAAAGCAGGCCCAGCATCTTCACAGCACCAGTCGTTCTTTAAAAGCATCTCCAGAGCAAAGGGCCGCCAGGACCATCATGCTGCTCATGACCTTCTTTGTGGTTCTCTACATTTTGCAACATCTTGTCTTCCACTTACGAATGATGTTCAAGGATGGCTCAATATTCTACTGTGTCCATATTATTGCATGCCATAGCTATTCCACAGTCagcccttttgtttttatttgctctgACAAGCGTATAATTAAGTTTTTGAGATCAGTGTGTGGCAGAATAGTAAATATTTGA